One Ignavibacterium album JCM 16511 genomic region harbors:
- a CDS encoding Ppx/GppA phosphatase family protein, whose protein sequence is MKTNNKIAAIDIGTNSFHLVIVEIQNDNTFKLLDKQREVIRLGSHKGEDLSVISEGEIEKAIDILKNYKMLAEHYGASIRAVATSAVREAENKDKFVKAVRDKIGIDIEVVDGRTEAKLIFYGIKSAIDVEQKNVLCIDIGGGSSEFIYAEKGNPVITESVKIGAVRLSKKFFPDFILKKDSVEACHSYVEAQISYIKYLISEKKIDQVIGASGTIVASAILVQELFNKPKKKSINKITFTSDELNFVYKEIIRRKTPAERISLPGMELKRADIIPAGIIILKTVFDLFEIKNITLSEYALREGIIYDTILKHSSTKN, encoded by the coding sequence ATGAAAACTAATAACAAAATTGCTGCAATCGACATTGGTACGAATTCTTTCCATCTTGTAATAGTTGAAATTCAGAATGACAATACTTTCAAACTTCTTGATAAGCAAAGAGAAGTTATTCGTCTTGGTTCGCATAAAGGCGAAGACCTTTCGGTAATATCCGAAGGCGAAATCGAAAAAGCGATTGATATATTGAAAAATTATAAGATGCTTGCTGAACATTACGGAGCTTCAATCAGAGCTGTTGCAACAAGTGCAGTTCGTGAAGCAGAGAATAAAGATAAGTTTGTTAAAGCAGTCAGAGATAAGATTGGGATTGATATTGAAGTTGTTGACGGAAGAACGGAAGCAAAACTTATTTTCTATGGAATTAAAAGTGCTATTGATGTGGAACAGAAAAATGTTTTATGCATTGATATAGGCGGTGGTAGTTCTGAATTTATTTATGCTGAAAAAGGAAATCCTGTTATCACCGAAAGTGTAAAGATCGGAGCCGTTCGCCTTAGTAAAAAATTTTTTCCGGATTTTATTCTGAAAAAAGATTCGGTTGAGGCTTGTCATTCTTATGTGGAAGCGCAAATCAGTTATATCAAATATTTAATTAGTGAAAAGAAAATTGATCAGGTAATTGGCGCATCAGGAACAATTGTAGCTTCAGCAATCCTTGTGCAGGAATTATTCAATAAGCCGAAGAAAAAATCAATCAACAAAATAACATTCACTTCTGATGAACTGAATTTTGTTTATAAAGAAATTATAAGACGCAAAACTCCTGCTGAAAGAATCTCATTGCCGGGAATGGAATTAAAGCGCGCAGATATAATTCCGGCAGGAATAATTATTCTGAAAACAGTTTTCGATTTATTTGAAATAAAAAATATCACACTTTCCGAATATGCTTTAAGAGAGGGTATTATATACGATACAATATTAAAGCACAGCTCAACTAAAAACTGA
- a CDS encoding glycosyltransferase family 9 protein, which produces MAKENFLSDLIIASLRKLLEVPEKNSTELTQIKKILIVRQHNQLGDLLAGISLLRAIKEKFPDASLTIILSKENFKGLLKNRFIDEHFVFDKTKLFNPFYLIRLIKLLRRKYDAVFVPVTVSISFTSNLLARISNSKIRVGPKSLDGKINDSQYFFDRRINIDWRKHPDSHVAERILDLVRPFGIDTNDFTSEINFDDNDISVAKKFLSEIKKENSSLVIGLHVGAGKPQNRWSLQKYVELIELLNQNFNCTFFLTGSDADNEELNYVKSKSLVELPVFKNMEITQVAALISLADLFITNDTGTMHIAGSTKTPQISLFGPTNPYNWAPIGANKFFIRKTELIDDITVQDVYELASQIIKNRTKDEN; this is translated from the coding sequence ATGGCAAAGGAAAATTTTTTATCTGACCTGATTATTGCATCTCTTAGAAAACTTCTCGAAGTTCCTGAAAAAAATTCGACCGAACTGACTCAAATAAAAAAAATATTGATTGTAAGACAACACAATCAGCTTGGAGATTTACTTGCCGGAATATCTCTTCTTCGTGCAATTAAAGAAAAATTTCCTGATGCTTCACTCACGATCATTCTAAGCAAAGAAAACTTTAAAGGTTTATTGAAAAACCGATTCATCGATGAACATTTTGTGTTTGATAAAACAAAACTTTTTAATCCCTTTTATCTGATAAGATTAATTAAGTTGTTAAGAAGAAAATATGATGCAGTATTTGTACCTGTTACAGTTTCGATATCTTTCACGAGTAATCTTCTCGCAAGAATTTCAAATTCGAAAATAAGAGTCGGACCTAAATCACTTGACGGCAAAATAAACGACAGTCAGTACTTTTTTGACAGACGAATAAATATTGACTGGAGAAAACATCCCGATTCGCATGTTGCAGAAAGAATTCTTGATTTAGTAAGACCATTTGGAATAGATACAAATGACTTTACCTCAGAAATTAATTTTGATGATAATGACATCTCTGTAGCAAAAAAATTTTTGAGTGAAATTAAAAAAGAAAATTCATCACTCGTTATAGGACTTCATGTTGGTGCTGGTAAACCGCAAAACAGATGGTCATTACAGAAATATGTTGAACTGATTGAACTTCTGAATCAGAATTTTAATTGTACTTTCTTTCTGACAGGAAGTGACGCTGATAATGAAGAATTGAATTATGTGAAATCAAAATCTTTAGTTGAACTACCTGTTTTCAAGAATATGGAAATCACTCAGGTAGCTGCATTGATTTCTTTAGCAGATTTATTTATCACAAATGATACAGGAACAATGCACATCGCAGGTTCGACTAAAACTCCGCAGATTTCTTTATTTGGTCCAACCAACCCATACAATTGGGCACCCATTGGAGCTAATAAATTTTTTATTCGTAAAACAGAACTAATCGATGATATAACAGTTCAGGATGTTTATGAACTTGCAAGCCAAATTATTAAAAACAGAACCAAAGATGAAAACTAA
- a CDS encoding deoxynucleoside kinase produces MDNNSELRYIAVEGVIGAGKTALAKKLKARLDARIVLEQFETNPFLEKFYNDRRRYAFQTQMFFLINRFKQQEELIQEDLFLNYIVSDYIFEKDRIFAYLNLTGDELKLYESLYPLLARTLRKPDLVVFLQSSIDRLMFNIKKRGRAVEKNLTRSYIEELSDAYNHFFFRYNSTPLLIVNSTEIDFVNNENDFEELFRQIFREDRGLIEYFNPETRRVL; encoded by the coding sequence TTGGATAACAACTCTGAACTTCGGTACATTGCCGTTGAAGGTGTAATTGGAGCTGGTAAAACTGCTCTTGCAAAAAAACTAAAAGCTCGACTTGATGCAAGAATTGTTCTCGAACAGTTTGAAACAAATCCTTTTCTCGAAAAATTCTATAATGACAGAAGAAGATATGCTTTTCAAACTCAGATGTTTTTTCTCATAAACCGATTTAAGCAACAGGAAGAACTTATTCAGGAGGATTTATTTTTAAATTACATTGTTTCAGATTACATTTTTGAAAAAGACAGAATATTCGCTTATCTCAATCTAACAGGCGATGAATTAAAATTATACGAATCACTTTATCCTTTGCTTGCCCGCACTCTTCGTAAACCGGATTTAGTTGTTTTTCTTCAATCAAGTATTGATCGTTTGATGTTCAACATTAAAAAACGCGGCAGAGCAGTTGAAAAAAATCTGACAAGAAGTTACATAGAAGAATTGAGTGATGCTTACAATCATTTTTTCTTCCGTTATAATTCAACTCCGCTTCTCATAGTCAACTCAACTGAAATAGATTTTGTAAATAATGAAAATGACTTTGAAGAATTATTCCGGCAGATTTTCAGAGAAGACAGAGGATTGATTGAATACTTTAATCCTGAAACAAGGAGAGTTTTATAA
- the folK gene encoding 2-amino-4-hydroxy-6-hydroxymethyldihydropteridine diphosphokinase, which translates to MSHEQHTAFIGIGSNLGNRIENIRKAVNLINETEGIQLLAVSSVYESLPFGNHNQQNFYNAVIKIQTNLTPFKLFELLKKFELMLGRIHRAHWGPREIDLDILLFNNLILSDDVLTLPHKEMHLRDFVLLPLAEIDRKVIHPVYKLTADQLLNKIKDRTIISKIDEKILKEEKEIG; encoded by the coding sequence ATGTCTCACGAACAACATACAGCTTTTATTGGCATTGGTTCCAATTTAGGAAACAGAATTGAGAATATAAGGAAAGCAGTAAATCTGATTAACGAGACAGAAGGAATTCAGCTACTTGCGGTTTCATCTGTATATGAATCTTTACCTTTCGGGAATCACAATCAGCAGAACTTTTATAATGCAGTAATTAAAATTCAAACGAACTTAACTCCTTTTAAACTTTTTGAATTGCTGAAAAAGTTTGAACTGATGCTTGGAAGAATTCACAGAGCACATTGGGGACCGCGTGAAATTGATCTTGATATTCTTTTGTTCAACAATTTAATTTTATCTGATGATGTTTTAACTTTGCCGCATAAGGAAATGCATTTAAGGGATTTTGTGCTTTTACCATTAGCAGAAATTGACAGAAAAGTTATTCACCCGGTTTACAAACTGACAGCTGATCAATTATTAAATAAGATTAAAGACAGAACAATTATTTCAAAGATTGATGAAAAAATTTTAAAAGAGGAGAAAGAGATTGGATAA
- the folB gene encoding dihydroneopterin aldolase: MENIIRIKKATFYGYHGVRSEEQSVGGKFEADVDIYTDFSSAAKKDSLHETIDYHKVYKFLYRMALEQKYYLIESLAIRIADELLINFQTINKVAVRIRKNNPPLGGVVDCVEVEVIKERKDL, from the coding sequence ATGGAAAATATTATCCGGATAAAGAAAGCGACATTTTATGGCTATCACGGAGTTCGCAGTGAAGAACAAAGTGTTGGTGGTAAATTTGAAGCTGATGTTGATATCTACACTGATTTTTCAAGTGCGGCAAAGAAAGATTCATTACACGAAACAATAGACTATCACAAAGTCTATAAGTTTTTATACCGAATGGCTCTCGAACAAAAATATTATCTGATTGAATCGCTGGCAATAAGAATTGCAGATGAACTATTGATTAACTTTCAGACAATAAACAAAGTTGCTGTAAGAATTCGTAAAAACAATCCTCCGCTCGGAGGCGTTGTTGACTGTGTTGAAGTTGAAGTTATAAAAGAAAGAAAAGATTTATAA
- a CDS encoding DMT family transporter, with protein sequence MTRETFKIIFTYLLLCFIWGSTWLAIRISLESFTPFLSGGLRFLIASVAIFIVMRLKGISLQKDKLSVKLYLQMGFLSFVIPFGLVYWAEQFVPSGLAAVLFGVYPFFVAIFSFFMIPNEKIGIGKTIGMIFGFAGIVVIFSDSFSFTISDYLLGMFAVMLSGIMQAYIAVTLKKYGRHLNPLSMNFIPMLIAGISGTLIGLFAENTSSISLHEAGIFAVLYLALFGSVVTFTAFYWLMKKINVVILSLIAFITPVVALILGWIFYNEVLTTQHLIGSAFVLIGLLIANLYGIAFQKVKEIKI encoded by the coding sequence ATGACAAGAGAAACATTTAAAATAATCTTCACATATCTATTGCTATGTTTTATTTGGGGCTCAACCTGGCTTGCAATAAGAATTAGTCTGGAATCCTTTACTCCTTTTCTTTCTGGCGGCTTACGATTTTTAATCGCCTCGGTCGCAATTTTTATTGTTATGCGATTAAAAGGTATTTCACTTCAGAAAGATAAACTGTCTGTAAAACTTTATCTTCAAATGGGATTTCTATCATTTGTAATTCCATTCGGACTGGTTTATTGGGCTGAGCAGTTTGTGCCTTCAGGACTTGCTGCAGTATTATTTGGAGTTTATCCTTTCTTTGTAGCAATTTTTTCTTTCTTCATGATTCCAAATGAAAAAATCGGAATTGGAAAAACAATTGGAATGATATTTGGTTTTGCAGGAATAGTAGTCATTTTTTCTGATTCATTTTCCTTTACAATTTCTGATTATCTGCTAGGGATGTTTGCAGTTATGTTAAGTGGAATAATGCAGGCATACATTGCAGTAACACTTAAAAAATATGGTAGACATCTTAATCCACTTTCAATGAATTTTATTCCAATGTTGATTGCAGGAATTTCCGGAACACTGATTGGTTTGTTTGCAGAGAATACATCAAGCATTTCTTTACACGAGGCGGGAATCTTTGCAGTTCTTTATCTTGCCTTGTTCGGAAGTGTTGTTACATTTACAGCATTTTATTGGTTGATGAAAAAAATCAATGTAGTAATTCTCTCTCTGATCGCGTTCATTACTCCTGTTGTTGCATTAATTCTTGGATGGATTTTTTACAATGAAGTTCTCACTACTCAACATCTGATTGGGTCTGCGTTCGTTCTTATTGGTCTTTTGATTGCAAATCTTTACGGAATTGCTTTTCAGAAAGTAAAAGAAATAAAAATTTAG
- the pgeF gene encoding peptidoglycan editing factor PgeF — translation MFIIKPYIFNRFPEIVCGFSTKIGLNRKAPYFFNLSHSVGDDEKSVNENRIAFFNYFGLTSDNISLPRQIHSDIVTVVDSASVCGESDAMITEKTNLGLVISAADCTSVYIYDFKLKVIAAIHSGWRGTKEKIVDKTLQIMLNDFNCKPEHLFVYIGPSISQANYEVGKEVAEQFDGKYLKLINNKFFLDVAGANYDMLINRGIPISHIQKSNLCTYEYSELLHSYRRDGIKSGRSLGLIAIKK, via the coding sequence TTGTTCATCATAAAACCATATATCTTCAACAGATTTCCTGAAATAGTCTGCGGATTTAGCACCAAAATTGGGTTAAACAGAAAAGCACCATACTTTTTCAATTTATCCCATTCAGTTGGTGATGATGAAAAATCAGTAAATGAGAACAGAATAGCATTTTTTAATTACTTTGGATTAACTTCTGATAACATTTCATTGCCAAGACAGATTCATTCCGATATAGTAACTGTGGTTGATTCAGCTAGTGTTTGTGGTGAAAGTGATGCAATGATAACTGAAAAAACTAATCTTGGATTGGTAATCTCTGCTGCTGACTGTACATCGGTTTATATTTATGATTTCAAGCTAAAAGTAATTGCTGCCATTCATTCCGGTTGGCGTGGTACTAAAGAAAAAATTGTTGATAAAACTTTGCAGATTATGCTTAACGATTTTAATTGTAAACCTGAACATTTATTTGTTTATATCGGTCCTTCAATTTCTCAGGCAAATTACGAAGTTGGAAAAGAAGTTGCCGAACAATTTGATGGGAAATATTTGAAGTTAATTAATAACAAATTCTTTCTTGATGTTGCCGGAGCTAATTACGACATGCTTATAAACAGAGGCATTCCCATTTCACATATTCAGAAATCAAATTTATGTACTTATGAATACAGTGAACTGCTCCATTCATACAGAAGAGATGGAATAAAATCCGGAAGATCATTAGGATTGATAGCTATAAAAAAATGA
- the surE gene encoding 5'/3'-nucleotidase SurE, which translates to MKILVSNDDGIDSAGIQALVKSLREIADVTVVAPHQEQSAVGHAITMQTPLRVFEYHKDGKFFGYAIDGTPADCVKIGIRNLMTEPPDLMVSGINHGSNTAINIIYSGTVSAAREAAIMDVPSIAISVTSHSVKDFSFAAKVAKILALEVHQKGLPKGTMLNVNVPNLPEEEIAGILLTKQGKSKWDDIYEKRVDPYGRNYYWLTGNLVEVDHSLEYDQAAIRNNYVSVTPIHFDLTDYKTFEEMKQWKIENLLNAKAYRDISN; encoded by the coding sequence TTGAAAATATTAGTCTCCAACGATGATGGAATTGACTCAGCCGGAATTCAGGCCCTTGTAAAATCATTAAGAGAAATTGCCGATGTAACTGTTGTTGCTCCACATCAGGAACAAAGCGCTGTTGGACATGCAATCACAATGCAAACACCACTGCGGGTTTTCGAATATCATAAAGATGGAAAATTTTTTGGCTATGCTATTGATGGAACTCCTGCCGATTGTGTTAAAATCGGAATTAGAAATCTGATGACCGAACCACCAGATTTGATGGTATCAGGAATTAATCACGGTTCAAACACAGCAATCAACATTATTTATTCAGGAACTGTTTCAGCAGCAAGAGAAGCTGCAATTATGGATGTACCTTCAATTGCTATTTCAGTTACAAGTCATTCCGTTAAAGATTTTTCATTTGCTGCAAAGGTTGCCAAAATACTTGCGCTCGAAGTTCATCAAAAAGGATTGCCAAAAGGTACAATGCTTAATGTTAATGTTCCCAACCTTCCTGAAGAAGAGATTGCAGGAATTCTTTTGACCAAACAAGGTAAATCTAAGTGGGATGATATTTATGAAAAGAGGGTTGACCCTTATGGAAGAAATTATTATTGGCTTACAGGCAATCTTGTTGAAGTAGATCATTCGCTTGAATACGATCAGGCAGCGATAAGAAATAATTATGTTTCCGTAACTCCAATTCATTTTGATCTGACTGATTACAAAACTTTCGAAGAAATGAAACAATGGAAAATTGAAAATCTGTTGAATGCCAAAGCTTATCGAGATATTTCAAATTGA
- a CDS encoding PhzF family phenazine biosynthesis protein yields the protein MPKLIEIFQIDAFTAEPFTGNSAAVVLNDFLSENEMKSIAAEMNLSETAFLSHSNEAGFNLRWFTPKNEVNLCGHATIASIHFLFEKNLIEENSHITFKTKSGIINAGISANKYWMQLPKISFEKITAELTDIFSAFGINSSQVNREIFVGTNKYLFIGVDNLQTLFNLEIDFNKLSKIISSQNKFCDIAIYTLQTLEDDSLAHLRFFAPAEGIFEDPVTGSAAGPLLLLLYQQNLIKNFSDDRIYKMEQGDILNRKGRIGVSYNHKSDVLKIHGNAVTILKGNLII from the coding sequence ATGCCAAAGCTTATCGAGATATTTCAAATTGATGCTTTTACAGCTGAACCATTTACTGGGAACTCAGCCGCAGTTGTGCTTAATGATTTCCTTTCAGAAAACGAAATGAAAAGTATTGCGGCTGAAATGAATCTTTCAGAAACTGCTTTTCTCTCTCACTCGAATGAAGCCGGCTTTAATTTAAGATGGTTTACTCCTAAAAATGAAGTTAATTTGTGCGGACACGCTACAATCGCTTCGATTCACTTTCTCTTCGAAAAAAATCTGATTGAAGAAAACTCACACATTACTTTTAAAACAAAATCAGGAATTATTAATGCCGGCATTTCTGCAAATAAGTACTGGATGCAGCTTCCCAAAATAAGTTTCGAAAAAATCACTGCAGAGCTGACAGATATTTTTTCTGCTTTTGGGATAAATTCATCACAAGTAAATAGAGAAATTTTTGTCGGAACAAACAAATACCTTTTTATTGGAGTTGATAATCTTCAAACTCTGTTTAATCTTGAAATTGATTTTAATAAACTTTCAAAAATTATTTCTTCACAAAATAAATTTTGTGATATAGCAATTTACACATTACAAACTTTGGAAGACGATTCATTAGCACATTTAAGATTTTTTGCTCCTGCAGAAGGAATTTTTGAAGATCCTGTAACTGGTTCCGCAGCAGGTCCTCTATTGTTGTTGCTTTATCAGCAAAATCTTATTAAAAATTTTTCAGACGATAGAATTTACAAAATGGAACAAGGAGACATTCTCAATAGAAAAGGTCGGATTGGAGTTTCATACAATCATAAAAGTGATGTTTTGAAAATTCACGGAAATGCTGTAACCATTCTTAAAGGAAATTTAATAATCTGA
- a CDS encoding ComF family protein gives MRKEIFNKIFDFFLPRICPACNHKLNPTEEIICDNCFDKLKLTPESLIAEEYHKKFSIKKYIRDFHPVFIFEKDREIQHIIHALKYNRRSHIGIYFGKIIGNQIKDKLDNWEIDLIIPVPLHKVKKAERGYNQSEFIARGISAQTGIRWNKKIISRKKYTETQTHLTAEERQSNVKDAFKLKDKNAVDGKNILLVDDVITTGSTISECAHQLILAGAKEIYATSIAIAE, from the coding sequence ATGCGAAAAGAAATCTTTAACAAGATATTTGATTTCTTCCTGCCGCGAATCTGTCCTGCCTGCAATCATAAACTGAATCCAACTGAAGAAATAATTTGTGACAATTGTTTCGATAAATTAAAACTAACTCCTGAATCACTAATTGCAGAAGAATATCATAAGAAATTTTCAATTAAAAAATATATAAGAGATTTTCATCCCGTTTTCATTTTTGAAAAGGATAGAGAAATTCAGCATATCATTCACGCATTAAAATATAACAGACGCTCTCATATTGGGATCTATTTTGGAAAAATTATTGGAAATCAGATAAAGGATAAACTTGATAATTGGGAAATTGATTTGATTATTCCTGTTCCTCTGCACAAAGTGAAGAAAGCTGAAAGAGGTTATAATCAATCAGAGTTTATTGCCAGAGGAATATCAGCTCAGACAGGAATTCGGTGGAACAAAAAAATTATAAGCAGAAAAAAATATACTGAAACACAAACTCATCTTACTGCAGAAGAACGCCAGTCAAATGTTAAAGATGCTTTCAAGCTAAAAGATAAGAATGCAGTTGATGGTAAAAATATTTTGCTCGTTGATGATGTTATCACAACTGGTTCAACAATATCTGAGTGTGCACATCAGTTAATTCTTGCAGGTGCAAAAGAAATTTATGCAACTTCAATCGCTATAGCTGAATAA
- the argS gene encoding arginine--tRNA ligase — protein sequence MKEYLQYLFNQAAVKIPELKEISLQFDIPKSEEHGDLSSNAAMLLSKKLKKNPREIAQLIINSLEIDSNIILKVEIAGPGFINFFFNPVFFSKIISEIVSENENFGRSDKFKGKKANVEFVSANPTGPLTVGHGRNAVVGDTIANLLEWIGFEVDREYYFNNAGRQMRVLGDSVRLRYLELLGEQIEFPEDYYQGEYIKDIARMLLDEYGAKLKNEDAEGIFKQTAEREIFKDIKKSLNNLNIIHKIFFNENSLYEEGKIDDLLKKFKEKNLSYEKDGAVWLKLTELGKEQDKVIVKSTGEPTYRLPDIAYHITKFQRGYDLIVDLFGSDHNATYPDVLAGLQSLGYDINKVKVLIHQFVTIIKDGEIVKMSTRKANYITLDELVDEVGKDVVRYFFNMRNITSHMNFDLTLAKKQSDENPVFYLQYAHARICSIIRTVAKENLQPDYNNLHLLNSPEEVLLLKKLNLFKEEVLYAAENFETHRICTYLEELATLFHKFYTFRRILGSEKNVAEARLALVNAVKIVIKNGLSILGVSAPEQM from the coding sequence TTGAAAGAATATTTACAATATCTTTTTAATCAGGCAGCAGTAAAGATTCCTGAACTGAAAGAAATTTCTCTTCAGTTTGATATTCCCAAATCAGAAGAGCATGGTGATTTATCCTCTAACGCTGCAATGCTTTTATCAAAGAAGTTGAAAAAAAATCCCAGAGAAATTGCACAGCTTATTATAAATTCATTGGAGATTGATTCAAACATAATTTTGAAAGTAGAAATTGCTGGTCCCGGATTTATAAATTTCTTTTTCAATCCGGTTTTCTTTTCAAAAATTATTTCAGAGATAGTGTCAGAAAATGAAAACTTTGGTCGCTCTGATAAATTCAAAGGTAAAAAGGCAAATGTGGAATTTGTCTCAGCTAATCCAACCGGACCCTTAACAGTTGGTCACGGCAGAAATGCAGTTGTTGGTGATACGATTGCTAATTTGCTTGAATGGATTGGATTTGAAGTTGATCGTGAATACTATTTTAATAATGCCGGCAGACAGATGCGTGTGCTTGGCGATTCAGTGAGACTGCGTTACCTTGAATTACTCGGTGAGCAGATTGAATTCCCGGAAGATTATTATCAGGGTGAATACATTAAAGATATTGCCAGAATGTTATTGGATGAATATGGCGCTAAACTGAAGAATGAAGATGCCGAAGGAATCTTCAAACAAACTGCTGAAAGGGAAATCTTTAAAGACATAAAAAAATCTTTGAATAATCTTAATATCATTCATAAAATATTTTTTAATGAAAATTCTCTTTATGAAGAAGGTAAGATTGATGACCTTCTGAAAAAATTTAAAGAGAAAAATTTATCTTATGAAAAAGATGGTGCTGTATGGCTAAAACTCACTGAGTTGGGAAAAGAACAGGATAAAGTTATTGTTAAATCAACTGGTGAGCCGACTTACAGATTACCGGATATTGCTTATCATATCACTAAATTCCAACGCGGTTATGATTTGATTGTTGATTTATTCGGTTCAGATCACAATGCAACATATCCGGATGTTTTAGCAGGACTTCAATCGCTTGGTTATGATATTAACAAAGTCAAAGTTCTGATTCATCAGTTTGTTACTATTATCAAAGATGGTGAAATTGTAAAGATGTCAACCCGAAAAGCGAATTATATAACTTTAGATGAACTTGTAGACGAAGTTGGAAAAGATGTTGTAAGATATTTTTTCAATATGAGGAATATTACTTCTCATATGAATTTTGATCTTACACTTGCAAAAAAACAATCTGATGAAAATCCGGTTTTTTATCTTCAATATGCACACGCAAGGATTTGTTCAATTATCAGAACTGTTGCGAAAGAAAATCTTCAGCCGGATTATAATAATCTGCATTTACTCAATTCACCTGAAGAAGTTCTGCTTCTGAAAAAGTTGAATTTATTCAAAGAAGAAGTTCTGTATGCAGCAGAAAATTTTGAAACTCATAGAATCTGTACTTATCTCGAAGAACTTGCAACTCTGTTCCATAAATTTTATACATTCAGAAGAATACTTGGTTCAGAAAAGAATGTAGCTGAAGCCCGCTTGGCATTAGTTAACGCTGTTAAAATAGTAATCAAGAATGGTCTGAGCATTTTAGGAGTTTCTGCACCCGAACAAATGTGA
- the rsfS gene encoding ribosome silencing factor — MDSKLFAEKIANLVFNKKGYDVKIIDLKNLASFADYFVICSADSDTQVKAIADEIDDKLRDEGIKCWHKEGYTALQWVLLDYVDVVVHVFRKEAREFYNLEKLWGDAPGWVVEDPALKKAEPQKEVKIKETSSTKTRTTTRRKSSKS, encoded by the coding sequence TTGGATTCAAAATTATTCGCAGAAAAAATTGCAAATCTCGTTTTTAATAAAAAAGGTTATGATGTTAAGATTATTGATTTAAAAAACCTCGCTTCATTTGCTGATTATTTCGTAATATGCTCGGCCGATTCGGATACACAGGTTAAAGCAATTGCAGATGAAATTGATGATAAACTTCGTGATGAAGGAATTAAATGCTGGCACAAAGAAGGTTATACCGCATTACAATGGGTCTTACTTGATTATGTTGATGTTGTTGTGCATGTTTTTCGCAAAGAAGCAAGAGAGTTTTATAATCTTGAAAAACTTTGGGGCGATGCTCCAGGCTGGGTTGTTGAAGATCCTGCACTTAAAAAAGCTGAACCACAAAAGGAAGTTAAGATTAAAGAAACTTCATCCACAAAAACCAGAACCACAACCAGAAGAAAGAGTAGTAAAAGTTGA